One part of the Clarias gariepinus isolate MV-2021 ecotype Netherlands chromosome 24, CGAR_prim_01v2, whole genome shotgun sequence genome encodes these proteins:
- the LOC128512582 gene encoding uncharacterized protein LOC128512582 → MKVKIFKDIRDLIFGLSDEEWNTATRDISYRYTKLEMIIMCSSMVKLLSTHVIESVLPTIIDAVGIEPVLQAEEKLKEKAAQGAQAYHATSQESLEDPCDCLCSFIEGVVTQIKEAIKQALLQFISVETPTQSPKLAIADPGQQTSDVTDGLTSLYTKAIILELIQLSCPGISHLVPKGKKPDQPVSFYRVIRSIMKAMRHTEDIQGCPSTSDDKESTTSGGSEKTIYDEKFIKKAVLAISGILREAKDQVISAGFSCPCLGPLGEIAITESAVRLWPTASQITEKFLKGLKMHSDQTNPDSRKLLPSRNDFFPAACETYKCVQKEVMSFLFKVQKSAESNCQVSGNSDVSSSTHSSEHGNPSMRNVLKGSSTSLDEKELLHIDKCTDQVICKILSVYRTQNQELSSDRWRSACSQAVCDLLIRNVQILHPGKTKRTSHRRLSRSLIKYLESAALNIAQSFSRDLEDRLEAASGDETQNGYSSLNYKSALDYTNILAPFHLFRNVRDQIRNVFSTVNAADLSVRTTEKSMEEDDVLKSSPDHEGFSHGFAQRQFRRPSSAINQLKFMLSSTGTTPLTNSISTLLSSMIGAISILRRFSHLIQKKAAPISSARNISMLVDNVALEFIKHLAGYFMSTVSTFSHLPVQTETLSCFNGKLKTDSGQEIIVALWDLTNSLSCFVTEFMKALATPTKRTRSQEGQSSAMDNECPGPRLHPPVGKKKKRRRPAIHSSKRSTNPSGPAGHQKIYSFNGVNGNKGSSVETLGCYLCRNFSAFFRVLRKRFKR, encoded by the exons ATGAAGGTGAAGATCTTCAAAGACATCAGAGACCTCATCTTTGGTCTCAGCGATGA GGAGTGGAACACAGCAACCAGGGACATTTCCTACAGA tACACCAAATTGGAAATGATCATTATGTGCTCGTCGATGGTGAAACTCTTGTCGACTCACGTTATCGAGTCCGTCCTGCCCACTATCATCGATGCCGTTGGAATAGAGCCTGTTCTCCAAGCGGAAGAAAAGCTAAAAGAAAAAGCTGCCCAGGGTGCACAGGCGTACCACGCTACGTCTCAAGA ATCACTAGAAGACCCATGTGACTGTCTATGCAGCTTCATCGAAGGAGTCGTGACCCAAATCAAAGAAGCCATAAAGCAGGCACTTTTGCAGTTCATCTCCGTTGAAACTCCGACTCAAAGTCCGAAGTTGGCGATAGCCGATCCTGGTCAACAAACGTCAGACGTAACCGATGGTCTTACGTCCTTATACACCAAAGCTATAATCCTCGAGTTGATACAGCTTAGTTGTCCAGGTATTTCTCACCTAGtgccaaaagggaaaaaacCTGACCAGCCTGTCTCCTTTTACCGAGTCATACGGAGCATCATGAAGGCCATGAGACACACAGAGGACATTCAAGGATGTCCTTCCACAAGCGACGATAAGGAGAGTACGACTTCTGGTGGGAGTGAGAAGACTATTTATGATGAGAAGTTCATAAAGAAGGCAGTGCTCGCGATAAGCGGTATCCTCCGCGAGGCAAAGGATCAAGTCATTTCCGCAGGGTTTTCGTGTCCCTGTCTCGGCCCCTTGGGTGAAATCGCGATCACCGAATCAGCAGTCCGCTTGTGGCCGACAGCTTCGCAAATCACTGAGAAGTTCCTGAAAGGTTTAAAAATGCACTCCGATCAGACGAATCCCGATTCGAGGAAACTCCTTCCTTCACGGAATGATTTTTTCCCGGCTGCCTGTGAGACCTATAAATGTGTCCAGAAGGAGGtcatgtcttttctttttaaggtccaAAAGTCAGCAGAAAGCAATTGCCAAGTGTCAGGAAACAGTGACGTGTCTTCATCCACACACTCATCGGAACATGGAAATCCATCCATGAGGAACGTCCTGAAAGGCAGCAGCACAAGCCTTGACGAAAAGGAGCTGCTCCATATCGACAAGTGCACGGACCAAGTGATTTGCAAGATCTTGTCCGTGTACAGGACGCAAAACCAAGAACTGTCCTCTGATCGCTGGCGGTCGGCGTGCTCTCAGGCCGTGTGTGATCTCCTTATCAGAAACGTGCAGATCCTCCATCCAGGTAAAACCAAAAGGACGAGTCACAGAAGACTTTCACGTAGTCTGATAAAATATCTGGAATCTGCAGCCTTGAATATAGCACAGTCTTTTTCAAGAGATTTGGAGGACCGTTTAGAGGCCGCGTCTGGGGACGAAACCCAAAACGGATACTCAAGCCTGAACTACAAAAGCGCTTTAGATTACACGAACATCTTAGCTCCTTTCCATCTGTTCCGGAACGTGAGAGATCAGATCCGGAACGTTTTCTCCACGGTAAACGCAGCGGACCTAAGCGTCAGGACAACTGAAAAATCGATGGAAGAAGATGACGTTCTGAAATCTTCCCCCGATCACGAAGGTTTCTCCCATGGCTTCGCCCAGCGTCAGTTTCGAAGACCGAGCTCAGCAATAAACCAGCTGAAGTTTATGCTGTCTAGTACCGGCACCACGCCGCTTACAAATTCCATCTCGACCCTTCTGAGCAGTATGATCGGAGCCATAAGTATTCTGAGGAGGTTCTCTCACTTGATTCAAAAGAAAGCAGCTCCAATAAGTAGCGCTCGTAATATTTCCATGCTAGTCGACAACGTCGCCCTggaatttattaaacatttagcCGGATACTTCATGAGCACCGTGTCAACGTTTTCCCATTTGCCTGTTCAGACGGAGACGCTAAGTTGCTTCAATGGAAAGTTGAAAACAGACTCTGGACAAGAGATAATCGTCGCGCTCTGGGATTTGACAAACAGCCTTTCATGTTTCGTGACGGAATTCATGAAAGCGTTGGCCACACCCACAAAAAGGACTCGAAGTCAGGAAGGCCAATCTAGTGCGATGGATAACGAGTGCCCCGGCCCACGTCTTCACCCTCCTGTgggcaaaaagaagaagaggaggagaccCGCCATACACTCA AGTAAAAGGTCAACAAACCCGAGCGGCCCTGCAGGCCATCAGAAAATATACTCTTTTAATGGAGTGAATG GTAATAAAGGGTCTTCAGTAGAGACACTTGGCTGTTATCTGTGCAGGAATTTTTCCGCTTTCTTCCGCGTCCTGAGAAAACGCTTCAAGCGCTGA
- the tmem203 gene encoding transmembrane protein 203, translating to MLFSLRELVQWLGFATFELFLHLAALLVFSVLVALRVDLQSNVSWWLVFVPLFAADGLSTYFTAIVSIRLYQEGEERLAVLRLLWVLTVLSLKLVCEVLLCQKLAEIEQTRDPLFGLIVSPLFVLLQLLMIRACRVN from the coding sequence ATGCTTTTCTCCCTGCGCGAGCTGGTTCAGTGGCTCGGCTTCGCCACCTTCGAGCTCTTCCTCCACCTTGCCGCTCTGCTCGTGTTCAGCGTGCTCGTGGCTCTCCGCGTGGACCTCCAGTCCAACGTGAGCTGGTGGCTGGTGTTCGTGCCGCTGTTCGCCGCAGACGGCCTCAGCACCTACTTCACGGCCATCGTCTCCATCCGCCTGTATCAGGAAGGTGAGGAGCGGCTGGCCGTGCTTCGTCTGCTCTGGGTGCTCACCGTGCTTAGCCTTAAGCTGGTATGCGAGGTGCTGCTTTGCCAGAAACTAGCCGAGATCGAGCAGACACGGGACCCGCTCTTCGGCCTCATAGTCTCGCCACTGTTCGTCCTGCTGCAGCTGCTCATGATACGCGCATGCCGTGTTAATTAA